In the Oncorhynchus keta strain PuntledgeMale-10-30-2019 chromosome 14, Oket_V2, whole genome shotgun sequence genome, one interval contains:
- the usp47 gene encoding ubiquitin carboxyl-terminal hydrolase 47 isoform X3, whose amino-acid sequence MEMVPSEENQLVPKEGMFWSCRQSIFNEMKKRFSQIENASEEPRVLCIVQDTTNAKTVNERLTLNLPASTTLSKLFEDVAHKASYVNGTFDLAWGKTGDMGSLDPSSETSLTESGFEPGKRNFLQLTDKDGEQPQIASDESGTAGSSGLDDSSQERFIGPLPRDGTVGCSSDYSSPSYSYSSILNKSDTGYVGLVNQAMTCYLNSLLQTLFMTPEFRNALYNWEFEESEEDPVTSIPYQLQRLFLLLQTSKKRAIETTDVTRSFGWDSSEAWQQHDVQELCRVMFDALEQKWKQTEQQQFSPLTADLINQLYQGKLKDYVRCLECGYESWRIDTYLDIPLVIRPFGASQAYGSVEEALQAFVQPETLDGANQYFCERCKKKCDARKGLRFLHFPYLLTLQLKRFDFDYTTMHRIKLNDRMSFPEELDMGPFIDVEDEKSPQTESCTDSGAENEGSCHSDQMSNDFSADDGVDEGICLDSASSTERVLKPKSSLTFELFSVMVHSGSAAGGHYYACIKSFSDGQWYSFNDQHVSKITQEDIRKTYGGSSGSRGYYSSAFASSTNAYMLIYRLKDPSRNAKYLDCEDFPEHIKHLVQREKESEEQEKRQREIERNTCKIKLFCMHPVKMMAMMENKLEVHKDKTLREATEMAYKLMELDGVVPLDCCRLVKYDEFHEYLERSYEGEDDTPMGLLLGGVKSSYMFDLLLETRRAEQVFQPYKPGEVMVKVHVVDLKTDTIAPPVSIRAYLNQSITEFKQLIAQATELSAETMRVVLERCYNDLRLLYVPNKTLKAEGFFRSNKVFVESSESPDHQVTFTDSLLWKLLDRHGNTIRLFVSLPVQSPGTNRTICQKVGGETEECSEGSKGNRNSVETILEESTEKLKNLSLQQQQGSSTSDSQKSSDTSDFEHIESPSPSQEPDSSSVSAVVAVDNRELENRIRAASGGSGGGAYSDPETQFPGEERSDSEVNNDRSTSSVDSDILSSSHSSDTLCNADSGPIQLANGLDSHSITSSRRSKANEGKKETWDTAEEDSGTDSEYDENGKSKAESYYLYFRAEPYAQEDGSGEGGQKCVLVHVDKRITLSAFKQNLEPFVGVTSTQFKVFRIYANNQEFESVRLNETLSSFSDDNKITIRLGRALKKGEYRVKVYQLLVNDAEPCKFLVDTVFAKGMTVKQSKEELMPQLKDQCKLDLNIDKFRLRKKTWKNPGTVFLDYHVYEEDINISSNWEVFLEVLDGPEKMKSMSQLAVLTRRWTPAQMKLEPFQEVVLESSSVEELKEKLSEISGIPLENLEFAKGRGTFPCDISVLEIHQDLDWNPKVSTLNVWPLYICDDGAVVFYRDSTEEPMEQSEDERNELMKKESSRLLKTGHRVSYSPRKEKALKIYLDGGPVKDPGQD is encoded by the exons ATAGAGAATGCGTCAGAGGAGCCCAGAGTGCTGTGTATAGTCCAGGACACTACCAATGCTAAGACGGTCAACGAGAGGCTCACCCTCAACCTGCCAGCCTCCACTACTCTCTCCAAACTCTTTGAGGATGTGGCCCACAAGGCGAGCTATGTGAACGGCACCTTTGACCTGGCATGGGGCAAGACCGGGGACATG GGGTCGCTGGATCCCAGCAGTGAGACGTCCCTCACTGAGTCTGGGTTCGAGCCCGGGAAGAGGAACTTCCTCCAGCTCACAGACAAGGACGGAGAACAGCCTCAGATTGCATCG GATGAGTCGGGGACAGCGGGCAGCAGTGGTCTGGATGACAGCTCACAGGAGCGCTTCATCGGCCCGCTGCCCAGAGATGGCACGGTGGGCTGCAGCAGCGACTACAGCAGCCCCAGCTATTCCTACTCCTCCATCCTCAACAAGTCTGACACAG GATATGTGGGTTTGGTGAACCAGGCCATGACCTGCTATTTGAACAGCCTTCTACAAACTCTGTTTATGACCCCGGAGTTCAGAAATGCACTGTACAA CTGGGAATTTGAGGAGTCGGAGGAAGACCCGGTCACCAGCATCCCTTACCAGCTACAGAGGCTGTTTTTGCTCCTGCAGACCAGTAAGAAGAGGGCCATCGAGACCACCGACGTGACCCGCAGCTTCGGCTGGGACAGCAGCGAAG CCTGGCAGCAGCATGACGTCCAGGAGCTGTGTAGGGTCATGTTTGATGCCCTGGAGCAGAAATGGAAGCAGACAGAGCAG CAGCAGTTTTCTCCACTTACG GCTGACCTGATTAACCAGCTGTACCAGGGGAAGCTGAAGGACTATGTGCGCTGTCTGGAGTGTGGCTATGAGAGCTGGAGGATCGACACCTACCTGGACATCCCTCTGGTCATCAGACCCTTTGGGGCCAGCCAGGCTTATGGCAGCGTG GAGGAGGCTCTACAGGCCTTCGTCCAGCCAGAGACTCTGGATGGGGCCAACCAGTATTTCTGTGAGCGGTGCAAGAAAAAATGTGATGCCCGTAAG GGGCTTAGGTTTCTGCACTTTCCCTACCTGTTGACTTTGCAGCTGAAGCGTTTTGACTTTGACTACACCACTATGCACCGCATCAAACTCAACGACCGCATGTCCTTCCCTGAGGAGCTGGACATGGGTCCTTTCATTGACGTGGAGGATGAG AAATCTCCTCAAACGGAGAGCTGCACTGACAGCGGGGCAGAGAATGAAGGCAGTTGCCACAGTGACCAGATGAGCAACGACTTCTCGGCAGACGACGGTGTTGATGAGGGCATCTGCCTGGACAGCGCCAGCAGTACTGAGAGGGTCCTGAAGCCAAAG AGTTCATTGACCTTTGAGCTGTTCTCGGTCATGGTCCATTCGGGCAGCGCTGCAGGTGGCCACTACTATGCCTGCATTAAGTCCTTCAGCGATGGCCAGTGGTACAGTTTCAACGACCAGCACGTCAGCAAG ATCACCCAGGAAGACATAAGGAAAACATATGGAGGGTCCTCGGGGAGCAGAGGCTATTACTCCAGTGCCTTTGCCAG CTCTACAAATGCGTATATGCTGATTTATAGGTTGAAAGACCCCTCAAGGAATGCAA AGTATCTGGATTGTGAGGACTTCCCTGAGCACATAAAGCATCTGGTCCAGAGGGAGAAGGAGTCTGAGGAGCAGGAGAAAAGACAGAGGGAGATCGAGCGCAATACCTGCAAG ATCAAGCTGTTCTGCATGCATCCGGTGAAGATGATGGCTATGATGGAGAACAAGCTGGAAGTGCACAAGGACAAGACGCTCAGAGAGGCAACAGAGATGGCCTACAAG CTCATGGAACTGGATGGGGTGGTCCCGCTGGACTGCTGTCGCCTGGTCAAGTACGATGAGTTCCATGAGTACCTGGAGCGTTCGTACGAGGGCGAGGACGACACCCCCATGGGGCTGCTGCTGGGCGGGGTCAAGTCCTCCTACATGTTTGACCTGCTGCTGGAGACCCGCAGAGCTGAACAAGTCTTCCAGCCATACAAACCTGGAG AGGTGATGGTGAAGGTTCACGTGGTGGATCTGAAGACGGACACTATCGCCCCTCCCGTCAGCATCAGGGCCTATCTAAACCAGTCAATTACTGAGTTCAAGCAGCTCATTGCACAG GCCACAGAGCTCTCAGCCGAAACCATGCGTGTCGTCCTGGAGCGCTGCTATAATGACCTTCGGCTTCTCTACGTGCCCAACAAGACACTGAAAGCAGAGGGTTTCTTCAGGAGCAACAAG GTTTTTGTGGAAAGCTCTGAATCCCCAGATCACCAGGTCACCTTCACTGATTCCCTCTTGTGGAAACTGCTGGATCGCCATGGGAACACAATCCGCCTGTTTGTCTCGCTGCCTGTGCAATCCCCCGGCACCAACCGAACTATTTGCCAAAAAGTTGGTGGCGAAACTGAGGAGTGCTCTGAGGGGTCAAAGGGCAACAGGAATTCCGTAGAGACCATCCTGGAGGAGAGCACAGAGAAGCTGAAGAACCTGTCCCTCCAGCAGCAGCAGGGCTCCAGCACCAGTGACAGCCAGAAGAGCTCAGACACCAGTGACTTCGAGCACATAgagtccccctcaccctctcagGAACCAGACTCCTCCTCCGTATCTGCTGTTGTTGCAGTCGACAACCGAGAGCTGGAGAACCGGATCCGGGCGGCCAGCGGGGGGAGCGGCGGGGGGGCCTACTCTGACCCAGAAACCCAGTTCCCTGGGGAGGAGCGCTCAGACTCTGAGGTGAACAACGACCGCAGCACGAGCTCAGTGGACAGTGACATCCTGAGCTCCAGCCACAGCAGTGACACGCTGTGCAACGCTGACAGCGGCCCCATTCAGCTGGCCAACGGCCTGGACTCACACAGCATCACCAGCAGCCGCCGCTCCAAGGCCAACGAGGGCAAGAAAGAGACGTGGGACACAGCCGAGGAGGACAGTGGCACGGACAGCGAGTATGACGAGAACGGGAAGAGCAAGGCAGAATCCTATTACCTCTACTTCAGAGCAGAACCATATGCACAGGAGGACGGCTCTGGGGAAGGAGGCCAGAAAT GTGTACTGGTCCACGTGGATAAGAGGATAACTCTGTCAGCATTCAAACAGAACCTGGAGCCTTTCGTGGGGGTCACCTCTACCCAGTTCAAAGTGTTCCGCATCTACGCCAACAACCAGGAGTTTGAGAGTGTACGGCTCAACGagaccctctcctccttctctgacGACAACAAG ATAACCATTCGATTAGGCAGAGCACTGAAGAAGGGCGAGTATCGGGTGAAAGTGTACCAGCTACTAGTGAATGATGCAGAG CCCTGTAAGTTCCTTGTGGACACAGTGTTTGCTAAGGGCATGACTGTGAAACAGTCCAAAGAGGAGCTAATGCCTCAGCTGAAAGACCAATGCAAGCTGGACCTCAACATCGACAA GTTCCGTCTCAGGAAGAAGACGTGGAAGAACCCAGGGACAGTGTTTCTGGACTACCACGTCTACGAGGAGGACATCAACATCTCCAGTAACTGGGAGGTCTTTCTGGAGGTTCTAGATG GACCGGAGAAGATGAAGTCCATGTCCCAGCTGGCTGTGCTCACCCGCCGCTGGACCCCCGCCCAGATGAAGCTGGAGCCCTTCCAGGAAGTGGTTCTGGAGAGCAGCAGTGTGGAGGAACTCAaggaaaag ctcagtGAAATAAGTGGTATTCCTCTTGAAAACCTGGAGTTTGCCAAG GGGCGTGGAACATTTCCTTGTGATATCTCGGTTTTGGAGATCCATCAGGATCTGGACTGGAACCCTAAAGTGTCCACTCTGAATGTGTGGCCTCTGTACATCTGTGATGATGGTGCTGTGGTTTTCTACAG GGACAGCACAGAGGAGCCTATGGAACAGTCGGAAGATGAACGCAATGAGCTGATGAAGAAGGAGAGCAGCCGGCTGCTGAAGACTGGCCACCGGGTCAGTTACTCACCTCGTAAGGAGAAGGCCCTTAAGATCTACCTGGATGGGGGCCCGGTCAAGGACCCGGGGCAGGACTGA
- the usp47 gene encoding ubiquitin carboxyl-terminal hydrolase 47 isoform X5 has translation MEMVPSEENQLVPKEGMFWSCRQSIFNEMKKRFSQIENASEEPRVLCIVQDTTNAKTVNERLTLNLPASTTLSKLFEDVAHKASYVNGTFDLAWGKTGDMGSLDPSSETSLTESGFEPGKRNFLQLTDKDGEQPQIASDESGTAGSSGLDDSSQERFIGPLPRDGTVGCSSDYSSPSYSYSSILNKSDTGYVGLVNQAMTCYLNSLLQTLFMTPEFRNALYNWEFEESEEDPVTSIPYQLQRLFLLLQTSKKRAIETTDVTRSFGWDSSEAWQQHDVQELCRVMFDALEQKWKQTEQADLINQLYQGKLKDYVRCLECGYESWRIDTYLDIPLVIRPFGASQAYGSVEEALQAFVQPETLDGANQYFCERCKKKCDARKGLRFLHFPYLLTLQLKRFDFDYTTMHRIKLNDRMSFPEELDMGPFIDVEDEKSPQTESCTDSGAENEGSCHSDQMSNDFSADDGVDEGICLDSASSTERVLKPKSSLTFELFSVMVHSGSAAGGHYYACIKSFSDGQWYSFNDQHVSKITQEDIRKTYGGSSGSRGYYSSAFASSTNAYMLIYRLKDPSRNAKYLDCEDFPEHIKHLVQREKESEEQEKRQREIERNTCKIKLFCMHPVKMMAMMENKLEVHKDKTLREATEMAYKLMELDGVVPLDCCRLVKYDEFHEYLERSYEGEDDTPMGLLLGGVKSSYMFDLLLETRRAEQVFQPYKPGEVMVKVHVVDLKTDTIAPPVSIRAYLNQSITEFKQLIAQATELSAETMRVVLERCYNDLRLLYVPNKTLKAEGFFRSNKVFVESSESPDHQVTFTDSLLWKLLDRHGNTIRLFVSLPVQSPGTNRTICQKVGGETEECSEGSKGNRNSVETILEESTEKLKNLSLQQQQGSSTSDSQKSSDTSDFEHIESPSPSQEPDSSSVSAVVAVDNRELENRIRAASGGSGGGAYSDPETQFPGEERSDSEVNNDRSTSSVDSDILSSSHSSDTLCNADSGPIQLANGLDSHSITSSRRSKANEGKKETWDTAEEDSGTDSEYDENGKSKAESYYLYFRAEPYAQEDGSGEGGQKCVLVHVDKRITLSAFKQNLEPFVGVTSTQFKVFRIYANNQEFESVRLNETLSSFSDDNKITIRLGRALKKGEYRVKVYQLLVNDAEPCKFLVDTVFAKGMTVKQSKEELMPQLKDQCKLDLNIDKFRLRKKTWKNPGTVFLDYHVYEEDINISSNWEVFLEVLDGPEKMKSMSQLAVLTRRWTPAQMKLEPFQEVVLESSSVEELKEKLSEISGIPLENLEFAKGRGTFPCDISVLEIHQDLDWNPKVSTLNVWPLYICDDGAVVFYRDSTEEPMEQSEDERNELMKKESSRLLKTGHRVSYSPRKEKALKIYLDGGPVKDPGQD, from the exons ATAGAGAATGCGTCAGAGGAGCCCAGAGTGCTGTGTATAGTCCAGGACACTACCAATGCTAAGACGGTCAACGAGAGGCTCACCCTCAACCTGCCAGCCTCCACTACTCTCTCCAAACTCTTTGAGGATGTGGCCCACAAGGCGAGCTATGTGAACGGCACCTTTGACCTGGCATGGGGCAAGACCGGGGACATG GGGTCGCTGGATCCCAGCAGTGAGACGTCCCTCACTGAGTCTGGGTTCGAGCCCGGGAAGAGGAACTTCCTCCAGCTCACAGACAAGGACGGAGAACAGCCTCAGATTGCATCG GATGAGTCGGGGACAGCGGGCAGCAGTGGTCTGGATGACAGCTCACAGGAGCGCTTCATCGGCCCGCTGCCCAGAGATGGCACGGTGGGCTGCAGCAGCGACTACAGCAGCCCCAGCTATTCCTACTCCTCCATCCTCAACAAGTCTGACACAG GATATGTGGGTTTGGTGAACCAGGCCATGACCTGCTATTTGAACAGCCTTCTACAAACTCTGTTTATGACCCCGGAGTTCAGAAATGCACTGTACAA CTGGGAATTTGAGGAGTCGGAGGAAGACCCGGTCACCAGCATCCCTTACCAGCTACAGAGGCTGTTTTTGCTCCTGCAGACCAGTAAGAAGAGGGCCATCGAGACCACCGACGTGACCCGCAGCTTCGGCTGGGACAGCAGCGAAG CCTGGCAGCAGCATGACGTCCAGGAGCTGTGTAGGGTCATGTTTGATGCCCTGGAGCAGAAATGGAAGCAGACAGAGCAG GCTGACCTGATTAACCAGCTGTACCAGGGGAAGCTGAAGGACTATGTGCGCTGTCTGGAGTGTGGCTATGAGAGCTGGAGGATCGACACCTACCTGGACATCCCTCTGGTCATCAGACCCTTTGGGGCCAGCCAGGCTTATGGCAGCGTG GAGGAGGCTCTACAGGCCTTCGTCCAGCCAGAGACTCTGGATGGGGCCAACCAGTATTTCTGTGAGCGGTGCAAGAAAAAATGTGATGCCCGTAAG GGGCTTAGGTTTCTGCACTTTCCCTACCTGTTGACTTTGCAGCTGAAGCGTTTTGACTTTGACTACACCACTATGCACCGCATCAAACTCAACGACCGCATGTCCTTCCCTGAGGAGCTGGACATGGGTCCTTTCATTGACGTGGAGGATGAG AAATCTCCTCAAACGGAGAGCTGCACTGACAGCGGGGCAGAGAATGAAGGCAGTTGCCACAGTGACCAGATGAGCAACGACTTCTCGGCAGACGACGGTGTTGATGAGGGCATCTGCCTGGACAGCGCCAGCAGTACTGAGAGGGTCCTGAAGCCAAAG AGTTCATTGACCTTTGAGCTGTTCTCGGTCATGGTCCATTCGGGCAGCGCTGCAGGTGGCCACTACTATGCCTGCATTAAGTCCTTCAGCGATGGCCAGTGGTACAGTTTCAACGACCAGCACGTCAGCAAG ATCACCCAGGAAGACATAAGGAAAACATATGGAGGGTCCTCGGGGAGCAGAGGCTATTACTCCAGTGCCTTTGCCAG CTCTACAAATGCGTATATGCTGATTTATAGGTTGAAAGACCCCTCAAGGAATGCAA AGTATCTGGATTGTGAGGACTTCCCTGAGCACATAAAGCATCTGGTCCAGAGGGAGAAGGAGTCTGAGGAGCAGGAGAAAAGACAGAGGGAGATCGAGCGCAATACCTGCAAG ATCAAGCTGTTCTGCATGCATCCGGTGAAGATGATGGCTATGATGGAGAACAAGCTGGAAGTGCACAAGGACAAGACGCTCAGAGAGGCAACAGAGATGGCCTACAAG CTCATGGAACTGGATGGGGTGGTCCCGCTGGACTGCTGTCGCCTGGTCAAGTACGATGAGTTCCATGAGTACCTGGAGCGTTCGTACGAGGGCGAGGACGACACCCCCATGGGGCTGCTGCTGGGCGGGGTCAAGTCCTCCTACATGTTTGACCTGCTGCTGGAGACCCGCAGAGCTGAACAAGTCTTCCAGCCATACAAACCTGGAG AGGTGATGGTGAAGGTTCACGTGGTGGATCTGAAGACGGACACTATCGCCCCTCCCGTCAGCATCAGGGCCTATCTAAACCAGTCAATTACTGAGTTCAAGCAGCTCATTGCACAG GCCACAGAGCTCTCAGCCGAAACCATGCGTGTCGTCCTGGAGCGCTGCTATAATGACCTTCGGCTTCTCTACGTGCCCAACAAGACACTGAAAGCAGAGGGTTTCTTCAGGAGCAACAAG GTTTTTGTGGAAAGCTCTGAATCCCCAGATCACCAGGTCACCTTCACTGATTCCCTCTTGTGGAAACTGCTGGATCGCCATGGGAACACAATCCGCCTGTTTGTCTCGCTGCCTGTGCAATCCCCCGGCACCAACCGAACTATTTGCCAAAAAGTTGGTGGCGAAACTGAGGAGTGCTCTGAGGGGTCAAAGGGCAACAGGAATTCCGTAGAGACCATCCTGGAGGAGAGCACAGAGAAGCTGAAGAACCTGTCCCTCCAGCAGCAGCAGGGCTCCAGCACCAGTGACAGCCAGAAGAGCTCAGACACCAGTGACTTCGAGCACATAgagtccccctcaccctctcagGAACCAGACTCCTCCTCCGTATCTGCTGTTGTTGCAGTCGACAACCGAGAGCTGGAGAACCGGATCCGGGCGGCCAGCGGGGGGAGCGGCGGGGGGGCCTACTCTGACCCAGAAACCCAGTTCCCTGGGGAGGAGCGCTCAGACTCTGAGGTGAACAACGACCGCAGCACGAGCTCAGTGGACAGTGACATCCTGAGCTCCAGCCACAGCAGTGACACGCTGTGCAACGCTGACAGCGGCCCCATTCAGCTGGCCAACGGCCTGGACTCACACAGCATCACCAGCAGCCGCCGCTCCAAGGCCAACGAGGGCAAGAAAGAGACGTGGGACACAGCCGAGGAGGACAGTGGCACGGACAGCGAGTATGACGAGAACGGGAAGAGCAAGGCAGAATCCTATTACCTCTACTTCAGAGCAGAACCATATGCACAGGAGGACGGCTCTGGGGAAGGAGGCCAGAAAT GTGTACTGGTCCACGTGGATAAGAGGATAACTCTGTCAGCATTCAAACAGAACCTGGAGCCTTTCGTGGGGGTCACCTCTACCCAGTTCAAAGTGTTCCGCATCTACGCCAACAACCAGGAGTTTGAGAGTGTACGGCTCAACGagaccctctcctccttctctgacGACAACAAG ATAACCATTCGATTAGGCAGAGCACTGAAGAAGGGCGAGTATCGGGTGAAAGTGTACCAGCTACTAGTGAATGATGCAGAG CCCTGTAAGTTCCTTGTGGACACAGTGTTTGCTAAGGGCATGACTGTGAAACAGTCCAAAGAGGAGCTAATGCCTCAGCTGAAAGACCAATGCAAGCTGGACCTCAACATCGACAA GTTCCGTCTCAGGAAGAAGACGTGGAAGAACCCAGGGACAGTGTTTCTGGACTACCACGTCTACGAGGAGGACATCAACATCTCCAGTAACTGGGAGGTCTTTCTGGAGGTTCTAGATG GACCGGAGAAGATGAAGTCCATGTCCCAGCTGGCTGTGCTCACCCGCCGCTGGACCCCCGCCCAGATGAAGCTGGAGCCCTTCCAGGAAGTGGTTCTGGAGAGCAGCAGTGTGGAGGAACTCAaggaaaag ctcagtGAAATAAGTGGTATTCCTCTTGAAAACCTGGAGTTTGCCAAG GGGCGTGGAACATTTCCTTGTGATATCTCGGTTTTGGAGATCCATCAGGATCTGGACTGGAACCCTAAAGTGTCCACTCTGAATGTGTGGCCTCTGTACATCTGTGATGATGGTGCTGTGGTTTTCTACAG GGACAGCACAGAGGAGCCTATGGAACAGTCGGAAGATGAACGCAATGAGCTGATGAAGAAGGAGAGCAGCCGGCTGCTGAAGACTGGCCACCGGGTCAGTTACTCACCTCGTAAGGAGAAGGCCCTTAAGATCTACCTGGATGGGGGCCCGGTCAAGGACCCGGGGCAGGACTGA